A part of Vigna radiata var. radiata cultivar VC1973A chromosome 11, Vradiata_ver6, whole genome shotgun sequence genomic DNA contains:
- the LOC106777852 gene encoding G-type lectin S-receptor-like serine/threonine-protein kinase At1g34300 produces MPSFILIFFFFLFNLQSSFSQQQFSSFNISNSPWQPSQNRTLISPNKNFSAGFFPVPNSNLFIFSIWYSKVPVDPLVWSDTIRVNSSGSLAITSKFELLLDGSPFQGTADTNASRLDLKDNGELVFGNWSSFKNPSNTVLPNQSFTGIELLSKNGKFRFTKSQFLVLNFTSDQYYSTPNPLLSMDDAGKMSMQGNSFLTSDYGDPRFRKVVLDDDGNLRIYSFYPDQNNQWLEVWKGLWEMCKIKGKCGSNAICVPGEDLNSSTHCDCPSGFTPNKGGAEEGCTRKISLSQSIQFVRLDYVNFTSDGNLTQIKADNFTICESGCSRDKTCLGFGFKYDGLGYCVWVTGTNLRFGYWSPGTEAAFFLKVDKSESTPSNFIGLTEVMQTTCPVNISLPLPPKDSNTTARNIAIICTLFAAELIAGVAFFWSFLKRYIKYRDMATTLGLELLPAGGPKRFTYSEIKAATNDFSNLIGKGGFGDVYKGELPDHRVVAVKCLKNVTGGDAEFWAEVTIIARMHHLNLVRLWGFCAEKGQRILVYEHIPCGSLDKYLFRVNKSHSNNNNHLKDQSSPNTAQQKPVLDWSMRYRIALGVARAIAYLHEECLEWVLHCDIKPENILLGDDFCPKISDFGLAKLRKKEDMVTMSRRRGTPGYMAPEWITADPITSKADVYSFGMVLLELVSGIRNFEIQESVLRSEEWYFPGWAFDKMFKEMRVEEILDAQIRNAYDSRSHFDMVNRMVKTAMWCLQDRPELRPTMGKVAKMLEGTVEILEPKKPTVFFLGEE; encoded by the coding sequence ATGCCTTCCTTCAtactcatcttcttcttcttcctcttcaatcTTCAATCCTCTTTCTCCCAACAGCAATTCTCATCCTTCAACATCTCAAACTCCCCATGGCAACCATCTCAGAACAGAACCCTTATCTCTCCCAACAAAAACTTCTCTGCAGGCTTCTTTCCCGTCCCAAACTCCaaccttttcatcttttccatttgGTATTCTAAAGTTCCTGTCGACCCTCTTGTGTGGAGTGACACCATCCGAGTGAACAGTTCTGGCTCCCTTGCCATCACCTCAAAATTTGAACTTCTCCTCGATGGTTCGCCCTTTCAAGGAACTGCCGACACTAATGCTTCCCGACTTGATCTGAAGGACAATGGAGAGTTGGTTTTTGGGAATTGGAGCAGCTTCAAGAACCCCTCCAACACCGTTTTGCCCAACCAGAGCTTCACAGGGATTGAACTTCTCTCCAAAAATGGGAAATTCAGGTTCACCAAGTCTCAGTTTCTAGTCCTCAACTTCACCTCTGACCAGTACTATAGCACCCCAAATCCCTTGCTGAGCATGGATGATGCAGGGAAAATGAGTATGCAAGGTAACTCTTTTCTCACTTCAGATTACGGAGACCCCAGGTTCAGGAAAGTGGTCCTTGATGATGATGGGAATCTCAGGATCTATAGCTTCTATCCCGACCAGAATAACCAGTGGCTTGAGGTTTGGAAAGGGTTATGGGAGATGTGCAAGATCAAAGGCAAATGTGGGTCAAATGCAATTTGTGTGCCTGGAGAGGATTTGAACTCTTCTACTCATTGTGATTGCCCATCTGGGTTCACCCCAAACAAAGGCGGGGCTGAAGAGGGTTGCACAAGGAAAATCTCTCTCTCCCAAAGCATCCAATTTGTGAGGCTGGACTATGTGAACTTCACCAGTGATGGTAATCTGACCCAGATTAAAGCTGACAACTTCACCATCTGTGAGTCCGGTTGCTCAAGAGATAAAACTTGTCTTGGGTTTGGGTTCAAATATGATGGATTGGGTTACTGTGTGTGGGTGACTGGGACAAATCTTCGATTTGGGTACTGGTCACCAGGCACCGAGGCTGCCTTTTTTCTCAAAGTTGATAAATCTGAATCAACACCATCCAACTTCATTGGCCTGACTGAGGTGATGCAAACCACATGCCCAGTGAACATAAGCCTGCCACTGCCCCCAAAGGACTCAAACACAACAGCCAGAAACATTGCCATAATATGCACACTTTTTGCTGCAGAACTCATAGCTGGGGTGGCCTTTTTCTGGTCCTTCCTGAAGAGGTACATCAAGTATAGGGACATGGCCACCACACTAGGCCTGGAGCTTCTCCCTGCTGGGGGTCCCAAGAGGTTCACCTACTCAGAAATCAAGGCTGCAACCAATGACTTCTCCAATCTCATAGGCAAAGGAGGCTTTGGAGATGTCTACAAAGGTGAGTTGCCAGACCACAGGGTGGTGGCAGTGAAGTGCCTCAAGAATGTGACAGGTGGAGATGCTGAGTTCTGGGCAGAAGTCACAATCATTGCCAGAATGCACCATCTCAACTTGGTGAGGCTGTGGGGGTTCTGTGCTGAGAAGGGGCAAAGGATACTAGTCTATGAACACATCCCCTGTGGCTCATTGGACAAGTACCTCTTCAGGGTGAACAAGTCTCACAGCAATAATAACAACCATCTTAAAGATCAATCAAGTCCAAACACAGCACAGCAGAAGCCGGTTTTGGATTGGAGCATGAGGTACAGAATAGCTCTTGGTGTGGCAAGGGCTATTGCATACTTGCATGAGGAGTGTTTGGAGTGGGTTTTGCACTGTGACATAAAGCCTGAGAACATCTTACTAGGTGATGATTTTTGCCCCAAGATATCAGATTTTGGGCTGGCCAAGTTGAGGAAAAAGGAGGACATGGTGACGATGTCAAGGAGGAGAGGCACACCAGGGTACATGGCACCTGAATGGATCACAGCTGACCCAATCACTTCAAAAGCTGATGTGTATAGTTTTGGTATGGTGCTTTTGGAGCTTGTGAGTGGAATTAGGAACTTTGAGATTCAAGAATCTGTGCTTAGGAGTGAGGAGTGGTACTTCCCAGGTTGGGCCTTTGACAAGATGTTTAAGGAGATGAGAGTGGAGGAGATTTTGGATGCACAGATTAGGAATGCTTATGATAGCAGAAGCCACTTTGACATGGTTAATAGGATGGTGAAAACTGCCATGTGGTGTCTTCAAGATAGGCCTGAGTTGAGGCCTACCATGGGCAAGGTGGCCAAGATGTTGGAAGGAACTGTGGAGATCCTTGAGCC
- the LOC111240607 gene encoding GDSL esterase/lipase At2g03980-like, whose amino-acid sequence MITYQLAFLVNVSHSKKKIVPVLYVFGDSTVDAGNNNNLNTLAKANAFPYGIDFNNCSTGRFSNGKTFADLVAIKLGLPMPPSYLGVPKSERHQVVTGINYASGSCGILNSTRSYPNGTNNNLNPEKYADYLLEQLASLIKKIYDLGARKFVKSRVSSGIVAGEV is encoded by the exons ATGATAACCTATCAATTAGCATTCTTGGTCAATGTCTCACATTCTAAAAAGAAGATTGTGCCAGTTTTGTACGTTTTTGGTGATTCAACTGTAGACGCAGGAAAtaacaacaatctcaacacactTGCCAAGGCAAATGCATTTCCCTATGGCATTGACTTCAATAATTGTTCCACAGGAAGGTTTAGCAATGGAAAAACCTTTGCTGACCTTGTTG CTATTAAATTGGGTTTGCCAATGCCACCTTCATACTTGGGTGTGCCTAAGTCTGAGAGACACCAAGTAGTCACAGGAATTAACTATGCATCAGGCTCTTGTGGAATCTTGAATTCAACTAGATCA TATCCAAATGGAACCAATAACAATTTAAATCCAGAAAAATATGCAGATTACCTACTTGAACAACTAGCTTCACTTATCAAG AAAATTTATGATCTTGGAGCTCGAAAGTTTGTG AAAAGCCGCGTTTCCAGCGGGATTGTCGCTGGAGAAGTTTGA
- the LOC106778097 gene encoding receptor protein kinase TMK1 encodes MGFVSWLAVLLFCVGFECAWCQDDVVMNKLKKAINGPSGLQWNDPDVCKWEHVKCSATKRVTAIQIGGQSLQGSLPKELAQLSELTRFECMSNDLTGPFPNMPKSLEVLLIHNNNFQSLPGDFFTGMTNLQYVSIGYNPFSQWGIPDSLKDCVALRSFSATSAGLVGKIPDFFGKDGPFPGLVSLILSFNSLEGALPATFSGSSLETLWVNGQKSDGKLNGTLDVLKSMTYLKQIWVHGNSFTGPIPDFSNHDQLYDVSLRDNQLTGVVPSSLKALPSLKVVNLTNNLLQGSPPLFKDGVKVDNDLDKGINSFCTVEAGKPCSPLVDALLSVVEPFGYPLRLAESWKGNDPCGQRWLGIVCSNGNVSVINLQSMNLSGNISPSFASLTSVTKLLLPNNALTGTIPSELTRMPGLVELDVSNNQLHGKVPSFREGVVVKTGGNPDIGKDKPQAPPGSNPQGKSGGQVKKNNTGAIIGSVLGGISLIGLVAFIFLIYGRKRKQAGKVQGPSAIVVHPRYSGDANTLKISVADASAGVSGGGSGVGGIGALSPASTVQHVESGNMVISIQVLRQVTNNFSEANILGRGGFGTVYKGELYDGTKIAVKRMECGMMVEKGLTEFESEIAVLTKVRHRHLVALEGHCLDGNEKLLVYEYMPQGPLSKHLFDWKEQGIQPLEWKRRLSIALDVARGVEYLHGLAQQIFIHRDLKPSNILLGDDMRAKVSDFGLVRLAPEGQTSFETRLAGTFGYLAPEYAVTGRVTTKVDVYSYGVILMEMITGRKAIDNSQPEENVHLVTWFRRMLLNKDSFEKIIDPIMCIDEEALPSCRTVAELAGHCCAREPYQRPDMSHVVNVLAPLVEIWKPSETDDEELYGIDLDMTLPQALRKWQAVEGRNTFDTSSSMLTSEENTQSSIPTRPFGFANSFNSSDGR; translated from the exons ATGGGTTTTGTTTCGTGGCTTGCTGTCTTGTTGTTCTGTGTGGGGTTTGAGTGTGCGTGGTGTCAAGATGATGTTGTGATGAACAAATTGAAGAAGGCCATCAATGGACCCAGTGGTCTTCAATGGAATGACCCAGATGTCTGTAAATGGGAACACGTTAAGTGCAGTGCCACGAAGAGGGTTACTGCAATTCAAATTGGGGGACAGAGTTTGCAAGGTTCTCTGCCTAAGGAACTGGCGCAGCTCTCAGAGTTGACACGATTTGAGTGCATGAGCAATGACTTAACTGGGCCATTTCCTAACATGCCAAAGTCCCTTGAGGTTCTGCTCATCCACAACAACAATTTCCAGTCCTTACCGGGTGATTTCTTCACCGGCATGACCAATTTGCAGTATGTGAGCATTGGCTACAACCCTTTTTCCCAGTGGGGGATTCCTGATAGCCTCAAGGACTGTGTGGCTCTCAGGAGTTTCTCTGCAACCAGTGCCGGTTTGGTGGGGAAAATCCCAGATTTTTTTGGTAAAGATGGTCCCTTCCCAGGTTTGGTTTCTCTTATCTTGAGTTTTAATTCTCTTGAAGGAGCATTGCCTGCAACCTTTTCTGGGAGTTCTTTGGAGACACTTTGGGTGAATGGTCAGAAAAGTGATGGTAAACTCAATGGTACCCTTGATGTGTTAAAGAGCATGacatatttgaaacaaatttggGTGCACGGTAACTCGTTCACAGGTCCTATACCGGACTTCTCGAATCATGATCAACTATATGATGTGAGCTTGAGGGATAATCAGTTAACTGGGGTTGTTCCATCCTCTCTCAAAGCTCTCCCTTCTCTTAAAGTGGTGAATTTGACCAATAACTTACTTCAAGGGTCTCCTCCCTTGTTCAAAGATGGAGTGAAGGTTGATAATGATTTAGACAAGGGGATCAATAGTTTTTGCACAGTGGAGGCTGGTAAGCCATGCAGTCCTCTTGTGGATGCTTTACTTTCTGTTGTTGAACCTTTTGGATACCCTCTGAGACTGGCTGAAAGTTGGAAGGGGAATGACCCTTGTGGTCAAAGATGGTTGGGGATTGTTTGCTCAAATGGTAACGTTTCCGTCATCAACTTGCAGAGCATGAATCTCTCTGGCAACATTTCTCCCAGTTTTGCTTCGCTTACATCTGTGACAAAGCTGCTTCTTCCCAACAATGCCCTCACTGGTACCATACCAAGTGAACTCACCCGCATGCCTGGTCTGGTAGAATTGGATGTTTCCAATAATCAATTGCACGGCAAGGTGCCATCTTTTCGTGAGGGTGTAGTTGTTAAAACTGGTGGGAATCCTGATATTGGAAAGGATAAGCCTCAGGCCCCGCCTGGCTCAAATCCTCAGGGTAAATCTGGAGGTcaagttaagaaaaataatactggAGCAATTATTGGCTCTGTGTTGGGAGGTATCAGTTTAATTGGTTTGGTggcttttatatttcttatctATGGTAGAAAACGTAAGCAAGCAGGCAAAGTTCAAGGTCCTAGTGCAATAGTGGTACATCCTCGTTATTCTGGGGATGCAAATACTCTGAAGATAAGTGTTGCAGATGCTAGTGCTGGTGTtagtggtggtggtagtggtgtaGGAGGAATCGGTGCACTTAGTCCAGCTAGTACTGTTCAACATGTGGAATCTGGGAATATGGTTATTTCAATCCAAGTTTTGAGACAAGTTACGAACAATTTCAGTGAGGCAAACATATTGGGGAGAGGTGGTTTTGGCACTGTATACAAAGGGGAATTGTACGATGGAACAAAAATTGCAGTTAAAAGGATGGAATGTGGAATGATGGTCGAGAAGGGGCTCACTGAGTTTGAGTCTGAAATTGCAGTACTGACTAAGGTTCGACACAGACATCTGGTTGCACTGGAAGGCCACTGCTTGGATGGAAATGAGAAGCTTCTTGTGTATGAATACATGCCTCAGGGTCCTCTCAGTAAGCATCTATTTGACTGGAAAGAGCAAGGAATACAACCATTGGAATGGAAGAGAAGGCTTTCCATTGCCTTGGATGTTGCCAGAGGTGTTGAATATCTTCACGGTTTGGCCCAGCAAATTTTTATCCATAGGGATCTAAAACCATCAAACATCTTGCTTGGGGATGATATGCGGGCCAAAGTCTCAGACTTTGGATTGGTTCGGCTTGCTCCAGAAGGACAGACCTCATTTGAAACCAGGCTTGCTGGAACTTTTGGATATTTGGCTCCAGAGTATGCAG TCACTGGACGAGTTACAACAAAGGTTGATGTTTACAGCTATGGAGTGATTCTGATGGAGATGATAACAGGAAGAAAAGCAATTGACAACAGCCAACCAGAAGAGAATGTCCACCTTGTTACATGGTTCAGGAGGATGCTACTGAACAAAGACTCTTTTGAGAAGATTATTGACCCCATAATGTGTATTGATGAGGAGGCCCTACCCAGCTGTAGGACTGTGGCTGAGTTGGCTGGCCACTGTTGTGCAAGGGAGCCTTACCAGCGTCCAGACATGAGCCATGTGGTGAATGTGTTGGCTCCTCTTGTTGAGATTTGGAAGCCTTCTGAGACAGATGATGAAGAGCTTTATGGAATTGACTTGGACATGACCTTGCCTCAAGCACTCAGAAAATGGCAGGCTGTTGAAGGAAGGAACACCTTTGATACTTCTTCATCAATGCTTACCAGTGAAGAAAATACACAATCTAGCATACCAACAAGGCCATTTGGATTTGCTAATTCTTTTAATTCCTCTGATGGAAGATGA